The Brenneria rubrifaciens genome has a window encoding:
- the dusC gene encoding tRNA dihydrouridine(16) synthase DusC, which yields MRVLLAPMEGVLDALVRELLTEVNDYDLCITEFLRVVDQRLPVKSFYRLCPELRHASRTPSGTRVRVQLLGQYPAWLAENAARAVDLGSYGVDLNCGCPSKLVNGSGGGATLLKDPELIYQGAKAMREAVPAHLPVTVKVRLGWDSSERRFEIADAVQQAGASELAVHGRTKEDGYKAECIDWEAIGEIRKRLTIPVIANGEIWDWQSAQDCLAVTGCDAVMLGRGALNVPNLSRVIKYNEPRMAWPAIMELLRKYVRLEKQGDTGMYHVARIKQWLGYLRKEYAEAGALFSDIRAMKTSADIARAIDAVVH from the coding sequence ATGCGTGTTCTGCTTGCCCCGATGGAAGGTGTTCTCGACGCGTTAGTGCGGGAATTGCTGACCGAAGTTAATGATTATGATTTGTGCATCACCGAATTCTTGCGGGTGGTGGATCAGCGCCTGCCGGTTAAATCGTTCTATCGCCTTTGCCCTGAACTGCGGCATGCCAGCCGTACCCCATCGGGGACGCGGGTGCGTGTCCAACTGCTGGGACAGTATCCGGCGTGGCTGGCGGAGAATGCGGCGCGTGCCGTGGATCTGGGTTCCTACGGCGTCGACCTGAACTGTGGCTGTCCTTCAAAACTGGTGAACGGCAGCGGAGGCGGGGCGACGCTGCTCAAAGATCCCGAGCTAATTTATCAGGGCGCAAAAGCCATGCGGGAAGCGGTGCCCGCCCATCTGCCGGTAACGGTGAAAGTGCGCTTGGGCTGGGATTCCAGCGAACGCCGGTTTGAGATCGCGGATGCGGTGCAGCAGGCTGGGGCGAGCGAGTTGGCGGTGCATGGGCGTACCAAAGAAGATGGCTATAAGGCTGAATGCATTGACTGGGAGGCGATTGGTGAAATCCGCAAACGCCTGACCATTCCGGTGATTGCCAACGGGGAGATTTGGGACTGGCAAAGCGCGCAGGATTGCCTGGCGGTAACCGGCTGTGATGCGGTGATGCTTGGCCGGGGGGCGCTAAACGTGCCGAACCTGAGCCGGGTGATTAAGTACAACGAACCGCGCATGGCGTGGCCGGCGATCATGGAACTGCTGCGAAAATATGTCCGTCTGGAAAAGCAGGGCGATACCGGAATGTACCACGTGGCGCGTATCAAACAGTGGCTGGGCTATCTGCGTAAAGAATATGCCGAGGCCGGCGCGCTGTTCAGTGATATTCGGGCGATGAAAACCTCTGCCGATATCGCGCGGGCGATCGACGCCGTGGTGCATTAG
- a CDS encoding helix-turn-helix domain-containing protein codes for MHRYKVFDTLQHHKAQLRDTVELASGVRLASWFNRHDRVTVENSDHHTLSLYIADGYESYHKTPDGWRNGGGPDRFCLMPKESVSTWDIRGDLSFVHLYCDDNHLRRLAEQTWDRSPASIRTEERIFCDDAQITTLYRQFLLNNRWSDPANQLVLSSAATLLMIHTLREYTQLQWSLPDVRGGLAPAVRRRVKEMIESRIGEALTLADLAMEAGLSEFHFARMFRQSEGMAPHQYVLKRRLARAEDMLRHCTLSITAIALACGFSSASHLSHRFKSERGITPSTLRKTASR; via the coding sequence ATGCACCGGTATAAAGTGTTCGATACACTGCAACATCATAAAGCTCAATTGCGTGATACCGTTGAACTGGCGTCTGGCGTGCGGTTGGCTTCATGGTTCAATCGCCACGACCGTGTGACTGTGGAAAATAGCGATCACCATACCCTTAGCCTGTATATTGCCGACGGCTATGAGAGCTACCATAAAACGCCGGATGGTTGGCGCAACGGCGGCGGACCGGATCGTTTCTGCCTGATGCCGAAAGAGAGCGTATCAACCTGGGATATTCGCGGCGATCTCTCTTTTGTGCACCTCTACTGTGATGATAACCACCTGCGTCGTCTGGCTGAACAAACCTGGGATCGCAGTCCCGCATCGATTCGTACCGAAGAGCGGATTTTCTGCGACGATGCGCAAATCACCACCCTTTACCGGCAGTTTTTACTGAACAATCGCTGGTCCGATCCGGCTAACCAACTGGTGCTGTCCAGCGCGGCGACGCTGCTGATGATCCACACCCTGCGCGAGTACACCCAACTGCAATGGTCGCTGCCGGACGTGCGCGGCGGTCTGGCCCCGGCGGTGCGGCGAAGAGTAAAAGAGATGATCGAAAGTCGCATCGGCGAAGCGCTGACGCTGGCGGATCTGGCGATGGAAGCCGGTTTGAGCGAGTTTCACTTTGCCCGCATGTTCCGGCAAAGCGAGGGTATGGCGCCGCACCAGTATGTGCTGAAACGGCGGCTGGCGCGCGCCGAAGACATGCTGCGCCACTGCACCCTGTCGATCACCGCGATTGCGCTGGCCTGTGGATTCAGCTCCGCCAGCCACCTCAGCCATCGGTTCAAAAGCGAGCGCGGCATCACGCCATCCACATTGCGAAAGACGGCTTCGCGTTGA
- a CDS encoding epoxyqueuosine reductase QueH has product MSNIKTADFHRPRLSLPDNADKLLLHSCCAPCSGEVMEAITASGIDYTIFFYNPNIHPQREYLIRKEENIRFAEKNNVPFIDADYDTDNWFERAKGMEWEPERGIRCTMCFEMRFERTALYAAENGFSVISSSLGISRWKNMQQINDCGHNAAKKYPGVAYWDYNWRKGGGSARMIEISKREHFYQQEYCGCIYSLRDSNKHRKSQGRDIIRIGKLYYGDEAK; this is encoded by the coding sequence ATGTCGAATATCAAAACCGCAGATTTTCACCGCCCCCGGCTTTCACTCCCTGACAACGCAGATAAACTGCTATTGCACTCCTGCTGCGCCCCCTGTTCAGGTGAAGTCATGGAAGCCATTACCGCATCCGGCATTGATTACACCATTTTCTTTTATAATCCGAACATTCATCCACAGCGCGAATACCTGATTCGTAAAGAAGAAAACATTCGCTTCGCCGAAAAAAACAACGTGCCGTTCATCGACGCCGATTACGATACGGACAATTGGTTTGAAAGGGCGAAAGGCATGGAGTGGGAACCGGAACGCGGTATTCGCTGCACCATGTGTTTCGAGATGCGATTTGAACGCACAGCGTTGTACGCCGCGGAAAACGGCTTCAGCGTCATATCCAGTTCGCTGGGCATTTCACGCTGGAAAAACATGCAGCAGATTAACGACTGCGGGCACAACGCGGCAAAAAAATATCCGGGCGTCGCCTACTGGGATTATAACTGGCGCAAAGGGGGGGGATCGGCGCGGATGATAGAAATCAGCAAGCGTGAACATTTCTATCAGCAAGAGTATTGCGGCTGTATCTATTCACTGCGCGACAGCAATAAACACCGAAAATCTCAAGGGCGGGATATTATCCGCATCGGCAAACTGTATTACGGCGATGAGGCCAAATAA
- the cyaB gene encoding class IV adenylate cyclase, producing the protein MVEHFTGKYEVELKFRIQDIVVFRETLFSLHPEAFVFENKEHDVYYDDDQCRLQQQNISMLLRGMEPSGIKLWIVKGPEAGRCEAVNVELFEKADSMLNTLGYKPLYQINKTRSVYFMNIFHITLDFIESLGHFVEISVMTDDETQLASLRDKCIECALRLGLSMDNIENRSYRELLGF; encoded by the coding sequence ATGGTTGAACATTTCACCGGGAAATATGAGGTTGAGCTAAAATTCCGTATCCAGGATATTGTGGTTTTCCGCGAAACGCTTTTTAGCCTTCATCCTGAAGCATTCGTTTTTGAAAATAAAGAGCATGATGTTTACTACGATGACGATCAATGTCGTTTACAACAGCAAAACATCAGCATGTTGCTGCGGGGCATGGAGCCGTCAGGCATCAAGCTGTGGATTGTCAAAGGCCCGGAGGCGGGGCGCTGTGAAGCCGTCAATGTCGAGTTGTTCGAGAAGGCGGATAGCATGCTGAATACGTTGGGGTATAAACCGCTTTACCAAATCAATAAAACGCGCAGTGTCTATTTTATGAATATTTTTCATATTACCCTGGATTTTATCGAGTCGCTCGGTCACTTTGTCGAAATATCCGTGATGACGGATGATGAGACGCAATTGGCTTCATTGCGGGATAAATGTATCGAATGCGCATTGCGGCTTGGTTTATCGATGGATAATATTGAAAACCGCTCTTATCGGGAATTACTGGGTTTTTAA
- a CDS encoding YegP family protein, whose protein sequence is MSGKYEIFNGKNGEFYFRLKAGNGEPILVSEGYTSKSSAKNGVASVKENSPHDSRYTRLTAKDGLFYFTLKAANHQVIGHSETYRSARSRDNGIESVKKNGPAAPTVDLT, encoded by the coding sequence ATGAGTGGAAAGTACGAAATCTTCAATGGGAAAAACGGCGAATTTTATTTCCGCCTTAAGGCGGGAAATGGTGAACCTATTCTTGTTAGTGAAGGCTATACCAGCAAAAGTAGTGCGAAAAACGGGGTTGCGTCGGTAAAAGAAAATTCACCGCACGATAGCCGGTATACGCGTTTAACCGCAAAAGACGGTTTGTTCTACTTCACACTGAAAGCGGCCAATCATCAGGTGATTGGTCATAGCGAAACCTATCGTTCCGCTCGGTCGCGCGATAATGGCATTGAGTCGGTGAAAAAGAATGGCCCGGCTGCGCCAACCGTCGATTTGACCTAA